A genomic region of Nitrospirota bacterium contains the following coding sequences:
- a CDS encoding efflux RND transporter permease subunit has protein sequence MIDRLITFALKQRLLILLAVAILIGGGILAFARLPIDAFPDVTNIQVQVITKAPGMSPVEVEQLVTFPLEVDLMGLPKKTELRSISKFGISVITVVFEDGTDIYWARQTVLERFLQAKEKLSPGVESMLGPISTGLGEVYQYRLHGPDYDLTELRTLQDWVVRPLLRTVPGVADVNNLGGFPKEYQVLVDPDRLKNFGLTLRQVFEAVERNNANVGGGFIRHQEEQYVVRGLGMIHTIEDIKNIVVASERGTPIFLRDVAEIRLGSRTRYGGVTSEGKGEAVEGLVLMLMGGNSREIVTNVKAKVEEINRVLPQGVSIVPFYDRTELVNRALWTVEKALLEGAVLVVAVLILFLGNLRSAVIVSLMLPLSVLFTFVLMKGLGLSANLMSLGGLAIGIGMLVDGAVVMVENIYRHLADKQARGGSTLHHILEAAREVGRPVLFGILIIIVVFLPLFSLTGVEGKLFKPLAFTVAFAMLGSLILSLTLVPVLCSLLLAAGVKEREPWPVRKVRERYRRVLDAALARPKALVGGAVALLAGALALFPFIGKEFVPTLDEGDVVINVTRLPSISLDDSLRINGEVERALMQFPEVKTIVTRTGTDEIGVDPMGPELSDIFIILKPEREWTVGTKDELKEKMREAMDRIPGIAYVFSQPIQMRVDEMLAGVRAQIAVKVFGEDMDVLADQAGRIERVLRGIPGAVDVRTEQVSGQYFLEVEADRQALARYGINVADLNEVVETAIGGKVATDVVEGQRRFGVLVRFPEAVRGDVQSVENLAVSAPDGARIPLKQLATIRVAEGPVQINREEGSRRIVIEANVEGRDIASFVAEGQQRIAESVALPPGYYVTWGGQFENQQRAMRRLGIVVPVALFLIFLLLFTAFNKLRHALLILANIPFALIGGIVSLFLFGLYLSVPASVGFIALFGVAILNGVVLVSTFNQLRQEGMALEEAVRIGSERRLRPVLMTALVASLGLVPLLLATGPGSEVQKPLAVVVVGGLITSTALTLLVLPALYRWVEGRREREYGPDGTVPGASEADLPVESEGVAR, from the coding sequence ATGATCGACCGTCTCATCACGTTTGCGCTCAAGCAGCGCCTCCTCATCTTGCTGGCGGTGGCGATTCTGATCGGCGGCGGGATCCTGGCCTTTGCGCGCCTTCCGATCGACGCCTTCCCGGACGTCACCAATATCCAGGTTCAGGTCATCACCAAAGCGCCGGGAATGTCGCCGGTGGAAGTCGAGCAGTTGGTGACCTTCCCCTTGGAAGTGGATCTGATGGGGCTTCCCAAGAAGACCGAGTTGCGGTCGATCTCCAAATTCGGCATTTCGGTCATCACCGTGGTCTTCGAGGACGGTACGGACATCTATTGGGCGCGGCAGACCGTGCTCGAGCGGTTTCTCCAGGCCAAGGAAAAGCTCTCGCCAGGCGTGGAATCCATGCTGGGGCCGATCAGCACCGGATTGGGAGAGGTGTATCAGTACCGGTTGCACGGGCCTGACTACGATCTGACCGAGCTGCGCACGCTCCAGGATTGGGTGGTCAGACCATTGCTGCGGACTGTGCCCGGCGTGGCGGACGTGAACAATCTCGGCGGGTTTCCCAAGGAGTACCAGGTCTTGGTGGATCCCGACCGCCTGAAGAACTTCGGACTCACGCTGCGGCAGGTCTTTGAAGCCGTGGAACGTAACAACGCCAATGTCGGCGGTGGGTTCATTCGCCACCAGGAAGAGCAGTACGTGGTTCGGGGCCTGGGGATGATCCATACCATCGAGGACATTAAGAATATCGTGGTCGCGTCGGAGCGCGGTACGCCCATCTTTCTCCGGGACGTGGCCGAGATCCGGCTTGGGTCGCGGACTCGGTACGGCGGGGTGACATCCGAAGGCAAAGGCGAAGCGGTCGAAGGGTTGGTGCTCATGCTGATGGGGGGCAACAGCCGCGAGATCGTCACCAACGTCAAGGCCAAGGTCGAGGAGATCAACCGCGTGTTGCCCCAAGGCGTCTCGATCGTCCCGTTCTACGATCGAACCGAATTGGTCAATCGCGCGCTCTGGACCGTGGAAAAGGCCCTGCTGGAAGGGGCGGTGCTGGTGGTGGCGGTGTTGATCCTGTTTTTGGGCAATCTCCGCAGCGCAGTGATCGTGTCGCTGATGCTGCCGCTTTCGGTCCTGTTCACGTTCGTCCTGATGAAGGGCCTGGGGCTCTCGGCCAACCTCATGTCACTGGGCGGGCTCGCCATCGGAATCGGGATGCTGGTGGACGGCGCCGTGGTCATGGTCGAGAACATCTACCGGCATCTGGCCGACAAACAGGCCCGGGGCGGCTCGACCCTTCACCACATCCTGGAGGCCGCGCGCGAGGTGGGTCGCCCGGTGCTGTTCGGCATCCTCATCATCATCGTGGTGTTTCTGCCCCTGTTCAGCCTCACCGGTGTCGAGGGTAAATTGTTCAAGCCGCTGGCCTTCACGGTCGCGTTCGCGATGTTGGGCTCGCTGATCCTCTCCCTGACGCTGGTGCCGGTGCTCTGCTCGTTGCTGCTGGCCGCGGGGGTCAAAGAGCGGGAACCGTGGCCGGTGCGCAAGGTGCGGGAGCGGTACCGACGGGTGCTCGATGCCGCGCTCGCCCGTCCGAAGGCCCTGGTGGGCGGCGCCGTGGCCTTGCTGGCGGGCGCGCTCGCGCTGTTTCCGTTCATCGGCAAGGAATTCGTGCCTACCCTGGACGAGGGCGACGTCGTGATCAACGTCACGCGGCTGCCCAGCATTTCGCTGGACGATTCGCTTCGGATCAACGGCGAGGTCGAACGGGCCTTGATGCAGTTCCCGGAGGTCAAGACCATTGTGACCCGAACCGGCACCGACGAGATCGGCGTGGACCCCATGGGACCGGAGTTGTCGGACATTTTCATCATCCTCAAGCCTGAACGCGAATGGACGGTGGGAACTAAGGATGAGTTGAAGGAGAAGATGCGGGAAGCGATGGACCGGATCCCGGGCATTGCCTACGTATTCTCCCAACCCATCCAGATGCGCGTGGACGAAATGCTAGCCGGCGTGCGCGCACAGATCGCGGTGAAGGTCTTTGGCGAGGATATGGACGTGCTGGCGGACCAGGCCGGCCGCATCGAACGAGTACTCCGAGGCATCCCCGGTGCGGTGGACGTGCGGACCGAACAAGTGTCGGGCCAGTATTTTCTGGAAGTCGAGGCCGACCGGCAGGCGCTCGCCCGCTATGGGATCAACGTGGCGGACCTCAACGAGGTGGTGGAGACCGCGATCGGGGGGAAGGTGGCCACCGACGTGGTGGAAGGCCAGCGGCGGTTCGGGGTGCTGGTGCGGTTTCCAGAGGCGGTGCGTGGAGATGTGCAGTCCGTGGAAAACCTGGCGGTGAGCGCTCCGGACGGCGCTAGAATCCCGCTCAAACAACTGGCGACGATCCGCGTGGCAGAGGGACCGGTGCAGATCAACCGCGAAGAGGGCAGCCGGCGGATTGTGATCGAAGCCAACGTGGAAGGTCGCGACATCGCGTCGTTCGTGGCCGAGGGACAGCAGCGCATCGCAGAATCCGTGGCGCTTCCGCCGGGATACTACGTGACGTGGGGCGGCCAGTTCGAAAATCAGCAGCGCGCCATGCGTCGCCTGGGAATTGTGGTGCCGGTGGCCCTGTTCTTGATTTTCCTGCTGCTGTTTACCGCATTCAATAAATTGCGGCACGCGCTGCTGATTCTGGCCAACATCCCGTTCGCGTTGATCGGCGGTATCGTGTCGCTCTTTCTCTTCGGCCTGTATCTGTCAGTGCCCGCGTCGGTGGGGTTCATCGCGCTGTTCGGGGTGGCGATCCTCAACGGCGTGGTCCTGGTCTCCACCTTCAATCAGTTGCGGCAAGAGGGGATGGCGCTGGAGGAGGCGGTCCGTATCGGGTCCGAACGGCGGCTGCGGCCGGTGCTCATGACCGCACTGGTCGCGAGCCTCGGGCTCGTGCCGTTGCTCTTGGCCACCGGCCCGGGCTCCGAGGTGCAGAAGCCCTTGGCGGTGGTGGTCGTCGGCGGTCTGATCACATCGACCGCTCTGACTCTGCTGGTCTTGCCCGCCTTGTACCGGTGGGTCGAGGGGCGGCGCGAGCGAGAGTACGGGCCCGACGGCACGGTGCCCGGCGCGTCCGAGGCCGATCTCCCCGTTGAGAGCGAGGGGGTTGCGCGATGA
- a CDS encoding DUF6036 family nucleotidyltransferase: protein MAREYLAAEDAIDALIRSVESISRRPVSVILLGGLAMAWYGSSRQTRDLDAEVSSLTRPQLTRLWKLLGFPADLSADVSHWGMIDLPPGYRNRAKTIRRRGRVTVRILSPLDLVMSKLRVMRDSDIQDARFLIRRFKITKLQIRRAMNRMIRASVPSTDLFFFQRFVEGFLKGRFR from the coding sequence ATGGCGCGAGAGTATCTGGCTGCGGAAGATGCAATTGACGCCCTCATCCGCTCGGTCGAGTCGATCAGCCGGCGGCCGGTCAGCGTCATCCTCCTCGGCGGCCTTGCGATGGCCTGGTACGGGTCATCACGACAGACGCGCGACCTCGACGCCGAAGTCTCGTCGCTGACCAGGCCTCAACTCACGCGCCTGTGGAAATTGCTCGGGTTCCCGGCCGACCTGAGCGCGGATGTGTCCCACTGGGGGATGATCGATCTCCCTCCGGGCTACCGCAATCGCGCGAAAACGATCAGGCGACGCGGCCGGGTCACGGTGCGTATTCTCTCGCCGCTCGATCTGGTCATGTCCAAACTCCGCGTGATGCGCGATTCCGATATCCAAGACGCGCGGTTTCTGATCCGCCGCTTCAAAATCACGAAGCTTCAGATCCGGCGCGCAATGAATCGCATGATCCGTGCCTCCGTTCCTTCGACCGATCTGTTCTTCTTCCAGCGCTTCGTGGAGGGTTTCCTGAAGGGGCGGTTCCGGTAA
- a CDS encoding metal ABC transporter permease has translation MFGLPFMQQAALACVLLAFVLAPLGTEVIRRRIVFVDLALAQIAALGAAIGTAVDWDPIATSVVFTLIGAALLSVPAASTRLPQEAVMGMVYAVASAAAVLVVAKTPHGDADFLHLMFGNILAVTDRQIAVLAGLAIGVGGWRALTRRADPTTISRSATFVFYLLLGGSIAAAIRSAGVLLVFTYLVAPALAVRLLAIERGAAALAVISAATCGVLGLWASYRWDLPSGSSVVATFGVWLAVTALGATVWRRA, from the coding sequence ATGTTTGGACTCCCATTCATGCAGCAGGCGGCTTTGGCCTGCGTATTGTTGGCGTTTGTGCTCGCGCCGCTGGGGACCGAGGTCATCCGCCGACGAATCGTGTTCGTGGATCTCGCGCTGGCCCAAATTGCGGCGCTCGGCGCGGCCATCGGCACCGCAGTGGACTGGGACCCGATCGCGACGTCGGTGGTTTTTACGTTGATCGGGGCCGCGCTCCTCTCTGTTCCGGCGGCAAGTACTCGTCTGCCCCAGGAAGCGGTGATGGGCATGGTCTATGCGGTGGCGTCCGCGGCCGCCGTGTTGGTGGTCGCGAAGACCCCGCACGGCGATGCCGACTTCCTGCACCTGATGTTCGGCAACATCCTGGCCGTGACCGACCGTCAAATCGCGGTGTTGGCGGGCCTGGCGATCGGTGTCGGGGGTTGGCGTGCGCTGACTCGACGCGCGGACCCGACCACGATCAGCCGCAGCGCCACGTTCGTCTTCTATCTGTTGCTCGGGGGGTCGATTGCGGCCGCGATCCGCAGCGCTGGCGTGTTGCTGGTCTTTACCTACCTGGTCGCGCCCGCGCTGGCGGTCAGGCTGCTGGCCATCGAGCGTGGGGCCGCGGCCCTGGCGGTCATCAGCGCGGCTACGTGCGGAGTCCTGGGGCTGTGGGCATCGTACCGCTGGGACCTGCCGTCAGGCTCCTCCGTCGTCGCCACGTTTGGAGTTTGGTTGGCGGTGACAGCTCTCGGAGCCACGGTATGGCGGCGCGCTTAA
- a CDS encoding P-II family nitrogen regulator, which produces MKAVNAYIRHALVGKVIEALRRAGFSNMTLLDAKGVTTGLPAEEYDYSLELAEQYINVVRLEIVCSDQDADGIVRIIGVNAHTGKPGDGLVFVTPVDHTVRIATWGEDSEGALGSGSA; this is translated from the coding sequence ATGAAAGCGGTCAACGCGTATATCCGGCATGCATTGGTGGGGAAAGTGATCGAAGCACTACGGCGGGCTGGATTTTCCAACATGACGCTTCTCGATGCGAAAGGGGTGACCACCGGCTTGCCGGCGGAGGAGTATGACTACTCGTTGGAACTTGCCGAGCAGTACATCAACGTGGTCAGGCTGGAAATCGTCTGTAGCGACCAGGATGCCGATGGGATCGTGCGCATCATCGGAGTAAACGCGCACACGGGCAAGCCGGGCGATGGTCTGGTTTTTGTCACGCCGGTCGACCACACCGTGCGGATCGCGACGTGGGGAGAGGACTCCGAAGGCGCCCTCGGGTCGGGGAGTGCATAG
- a CDS encoding Dps family protein has product MKIDIGIKEQDRAEIANGLSKLLADTYTLYLKTHNFHWNVTGPMFQTLHLMFETQYTELATAVDLIAERIRALGSPAPGTYAEFGRLSSIKETPGVPKAEEMIRVLVEGQEAAVRTARSIFPIAEKAGDEATADLLTQRIQLHEKTAWMLRSLLET; this is encoded by the coding sequence ATGAAAATCGACATCGGAATCAAAGAACAGGACCGCGCGGAGATCGCGAACGGACTGTCCAAGCTCCTCGCCGACACCTACACGCTGTATCTGAAGACGCACAACTTCCATTGGAACGTGACCGGCCCCATGTTCCAGACGCTCCACCTGATGTTCGAAACACAGTACACGGAACTCGCCACCGCCGTGGACCTGATCGCGGAGCGGATTCGTGCGTTGGGCTCTCCGGCTCCCGGCACATACGCGGAGTTCGGACGGCTGAGTTCGATCAAGGAAACTCCCGGCGTGCCCAAGGCCGAAGAGATGATTCGTGTCCTGGTGGAAGGCCAGGAAGCCGCGGTCCGCACCGCCCGGTCGATTTTCCCGATCGCGGAAAAGGCCGGCGACGAGGCCACGGCCGATCTGCTGACCCAGCGTATCCAACTGCACGAAAAGACCGCCTGGATGTTGCGCAGCCTGCTGGAAACGTAA
- a CDS encoding lyase has protein sequence MKTRTSIVAAAVLVLATTGSRADDQPIREYPVPKGSHPHDVAPAADGGVWYTAQHQGALGYLDPKTGKTRHIPLGEDSAPHGVIVGPDGAPWITDSGMNAIVRVDPKTDKVTTYPLPIKQNVNLNTATFDRAGTLWFTGQSGYYGRVAPKTGKVEAFEAPRGRGPYGICTAPDGSVWYASLAGSHIAKIDTTTGEATVIDPPTRGRGARRVWADSKNRVWVSEWNAGQVAVYDPKTNQWREWKLPGKGPQTYAVFVDDKDMVWLSDFGNDVIIRFDPTTEQFSTFHLPTRDARVRQILGRPGEVWLPESGTDQVAVIHTSS, from the coding sequence ATGAAGACCAGAACGAGCATCGTTGCCGCTGCGGTGCTTGTCCTCGCGACTACGGGGTCACGCGCAGACGATCAACCGATCCGGGAATACCCTGTTCCCAAGGGCTCACACCCGCACGACGTCGCGCCCGCAGCAGACGGGGGCGTGTGGTACACGGCCCAGCATCAGGGGGCGTTGGGATATCTCGATCCCAAGACCGGCAAGACCCGGCACATTCCGCTTGGCGAGGATTCGGCGCCGCACGGCGTGATCGTGGGTCCTGATGGGGCGCCGTGGATCACAGATTCGGGCATGAACGCGATCGTGCGCGTAGATCCGAAGACCGACAAGGTCACCACCTACCCCCTGCCGATCAAACAAAACGTCAATCTCAACACCGCCACGTTCGATCGCGCCGGCACGCTGTGGTTCACGGGGCAGAGCGGGTATTACGGCCGCGTGGCCCCCAAGACCGGCAAGGTTGAAGCGTTCGAAGCACCGCGTGGGCGCGGACCGTATGGGATCTGTACTGCGCCGGACGGCAGCGTGTGGTACGCGTCGCTGGCCGGTTCGCATATCGCGAAGATCGATACGACAACCGGTGAGGCCACTGTCATCGACCCGCCCACGCGTGGGCGGGGAGCGCGGCGCGTGTGGGCGGATTCCAAAAACCGCGTCTGGGTCAGCGAATGGAATGCAGGGCAAGTGGCGGTCTACGATCCCAAGACAAATCAGTGGCGCGAGTGGAAACTGCCGGGCAAAGGCCCGCAGACTTATGCCGTGTTCGTGGACGACAAGGACATGGTCTGGCTGTCGGACTTCGGCAACGACGTGATCATACGCTTTGATCCAACCACGGAACAGTTCAGCACGTTCCATCTCCCGACCCGCGACGCGCGAGTACGTCAGATCCTCGGCCGACCGGGCGAGGTGTGGTTGCCCGAGTCCGGGACGGATCAGGTCGCGGTGATCCACACTTCGAGTTAG
- a CDS encoding metal ABC transporter substrate-binding protein: MRWLLAFVYLAVLASPVAAAPLTVVTTTPDLAAIAKEVGKDRIEVTSMASGLQDPHFLDPRPSFLVKLNRADLLIEGGLELEVGWLPPLLASARNPRLRVGEPGRLDASQGIQVIGVPTGPVDRSQGDVHGKGNPHFLMDPLNGAIVADTIARRLCSLDAGGCASFKSNAQAFRGRIEAALAKWTTILAAYQGAKVVGYHDSWPYFTKRFGLTTVGFVEPKPGVPPPPSHVSELADLIKREQVPVILMEPYHERSIPDLLARQTGIKVLVLAPTVGGTPGTESYVALFDTDVARVAEALGAARPVAR, translated from the coding sequence ATGAGATGGCTGCTTGCGTTCGTCTATCTTGCGGTGCTGGCGAGCCCCGTTGCGGCCGCTCCGTTGACCGTTGTCACCACCACGCCCGATTTGGCGGCCATTGCCAAAGAAGTCGGGAAAGATCGGATCGAGGTGACCAGTATGGCTTCGGGTCTTCAGGATCCCCATTTCCTCGATCCGCGACCGAGTTTTCTCGTCAAACTCAATCGGGCCGATCTGCTGATCGAGGGCGGACTCGAACTGGAAGTCGGCTGGTTGCCGCCGCTGCTCGCCAGCGCGCGGAACCCTCGCCTGCGGGTCGGCGAACCGGGCCGACTCGATGCGTCACAGGGTATCCAGGTGATCGGTGTACCTACCGGGCCGGTTGATCGCTCCCAAGGCGACGTTCACGGAAAAGGTAACCCACACTTCCTGATGGATCCGCTGAACGGCGCTATCGTGGCCGACACCATCGCGCGGCGCCTGTGCAGCCTCGATGCCGGAGGCTGTGCGTCATTCAAGTCCAACGCACAGGCGTTCCGTGGTCGGATCGAAGCTGCATTGGCCAAGTGGACAACCATTCTGGCGGCGTACCAGGGCGCGAAGGTCGTCGGCTATCATGACAGTTGGCCGTATTTCACGAAACGGTTCGGGCTCACCACCGTCGGATTCGTTGAACCCAAGCCCGGAGTTCCTCCGCCGCCCAGTCACGTGTCGGAGTTGGCGGACCTCATCAAACGGGAGCAGGTACCGGTGATCCTCATGGAACCGTATCACGAACGGAGTATCCCGGATCTGTTGGCCCGTCAGACGGGAATCAAGGTCTTGGTATTGGCTCCGACGGTCGGGGGAACTCCGGGAACGGAGAGCTACGTCGCGCTGTTCGACACGGATGTGGCGCGCGTGGCGGAGGCGCTGGGCGCGGCGAGGCCCGTGGCTCGATAG
- the chrA gene encoding chromate efflux transporter, which translates to MSARPSEGSRTSLAELAALFLRLGTIAFGGPAAHIAMMEDEVVRRRQWLTREQFLDYLGATNLIPGPNSTEMAIHIGHARAGWPGLLVAGAAFILPAALMVGALAWSYVRFGALPEVSAILYGIKPVVIAVVIQALWSLGRSAVKSYGLAALGLVAMTAAALGVHELAVLAAAGAAGALVVRRPVAGRGMWRSSALAATAGALPVSTPAIAAGAVAGGAAASLGALFATFAKIGAVLFGSGYVLLAFLRADFVERLGWLTETQLLDAVAVGQVTPGPVFTTATFVGYVVAGWPGAVVATVGIFLPAFVFVALSGPLVPRIRKSPAAGAALDGVIVASLALMAVVTWQLGRAALVDAGTVILAVAALILLVGFRLNSVWLVAGGGLTGLILGS; encoded by the coding sequence GTGAGCGCCCGCCCAAGCGAGGGATCGCGCACCTCGCTCGCTGAGCTAGCCGCCCTCTTCCTCCGACTCGGGACGATCGCGTTCGGCGGTCCCGCTGCGCACATTGCCATGATGGAGGACGAAGTCGTCCGCCGCCGGCAGTGGCTGACGCGCGAGCAATTCCTCGACTACCTCGGCGCCACGAACCTGATCCCCGGTCCCAACTCCACAGAGATGGCGATCCACATCGGGCACGCCAGGGCCGGTTGGCCGGGACTGTTGGTGGCGGGCGCCGCGTTCATCCTTCCGGCCGCGCTCATGGTCGGCGCGCTCGCGTGGTCCTATGTTCGCTTCGGCGCGTTGCCCGAGGTCTCCGCGATTCTCTACGGGATCAAGCCCGTGGTCATCGCGGTGGTGATCCAGGCGCTGTGGAGCCTCGGCCGCTCAGCAGTGAAATCGTATGGTCTGGCCGCGCTGGGCCTCGTGGCCATGACCGCGGCCGCTCTGGGTGTGCACGAGCTCGCCGTGCTCGCGGCCGCGGGAGCCGCGGGTGCGCTGGTCGTCCGTCGTCCTGTTGCCGGAAGGGGAATGTGGCGATCTTCCGCGCTCGCGGCCACGGCCGGTGCGCTCCCCGTTTCCACACCCGCGATCGCCGCGGGCGCAGTCGCCGGCGGCGCGGCGGCGAGCCTCGGCGCGCTCTTCGCCACGTTCGCGAAAATCGGCGCCGTGCTCTTTGGCAGCGGCTACGTGTTGCTCGCCTTTCTCCGCGCGGACTTCGTGGAGCGTCTGGGCTGGCTGACCGAAACGCAACTGCTCGACGCGGTGGCGGTCGGCCAGGTCACACCGGGGCCGGTCTTCACCACGGCCACATTCGTCGGATACGTCGTCGCCGGTTGGCCGGGTGCAGTCGTGGCCACGGTCGGCATCTTTCTGCCGGCGTTCGTGTTCGTGGCCCTCAGCGGACCGCTCGTTCCGCGGATCCGAAAATCTCCGGCCGCGGGAGCCGCGCTCGACGGAGTCATCGTCGCCTCGCTCGCCCTCATGGCCGTGGTGACGTGGCAGCTAGGCCGAGCCGCGCTGGTCGATGCGGGGACCGTGATTCTCGCCGTGGCGGCCCTGATTCTCCTCGTCGGGTTCCGCCTCAATTCAGTCTGGCTCGTGGCCGGAGGCGGGCTGACAGGGCTGATCTTGGGATCGTGA
- a CDS encoding DUF4124 domain-containing protein: MNIYRQRSPRAAKILGLALAVVITFSLAPAALAGAVYQWTDADGAIHFTDDPGKIPKKFRDTVKEIRPPDEPDEPEGGPSSEPEAQPRTQKQPEPASEPEPAQVAPSEPVDARGHNEKWWRQRVQEWQDQKADAQAKLADAQERLGRERFLNATTGNMLRIQEISAEVEMYEKQIREAENMLTEILPDEARKAQAPPGWLRE, translated from the coding sequence ATGAACATATACCGCCAACGGTCTCCCAGAGCGGCGAAAATCCTTGGGCTCGCGTTGGCCGTCGTCATAACCTTTTCGCTGGCGCCAGCCGCACTCGCCGGCGCGGTGTATCAGTGGACGGACGCCGACGGAGCCATCCACTTCACCGATGATCCCGGCAAGATTCCCAAGAAGTTCCGGGATACGGTGAAAGAGATTCGTCCTCCCGATGAGCCGGACGAGCCGGAAGGCGGTCCCTCGTCGGAGCCGGAGGCTCAGCCTCGAACGCAGAAGCAGCCGGAACCGGCTTCCGAGCCAGAGCCTGCCCAGGTAGCGCCTTCCGAACCGGTTGACGCTCGCGGCCACAACGAGAAATGGTGGAGGCAGCGGGTGCAAGAATGGCAAGACCAGAAGGCCGATGCCCAGGCGAAGCTGGCGGACGCGCAGGAACGGTTGGGGCGTGAGCGGTTTCTCAACGCGACCACGGGCAACATGCTACGGATCCAGGAGATCTCCGCCGAGGTGGAGATGTATGAGAAACAGATCCGCGAAGCGGAGAACATGCTCACTGAGATTCTGCCCGACGAAGCCCGCAAGGCACAAGCCCCTCCCGGATGGCTGCGGGAGTAA
- a CDS encoding DNA-3-methyladenine glycosylase I, with the protein MERTGRCQCWETDDPLFIVCRDEWGVPVRDDRLLFEQLVLSGFQAGLSWRTILYKRENFRRAFHNFQADQVARYGARERHRLLADAGIIRNRQKIDAAINNAKAVLTVRGEFETFSNYLWDFVGGRPIRRRHPGGRSPDRSPESDALSKDLQTRGFSFVGSTIVYAFM; encoded by the coding sequence ATGGAACGGACGGGCCGCTGCCAATGCTGGGAGACCGATGATCCGTTGTTCATCGTCTGCCGCGATGAGTGGGGCGTGCCGGTGCGGGATGATCGGCTGTTGTTCGAACAGTTGGTGCTGAGCGGGTTTCAGGCCGGGCTGTCGTGGCGGACGATTCTTTACAAGCGCGAGAACTTTCGGCGGGCGTTTCATAACTTTCAGGCGGATCAGGTGGCGCGCTACGGCGCGCGGGAACGACATCGACTGCTCGCGGACGCAGGCATCATCCGCAACCGCCAGAAGATCGACGCCGCCATCAACAATGCCAAGGCCGTGCTCACGGTCCGAGGGGAATTCGAGACGTTTTCGAACTACTTGTGGGACTTTGTCGGCGGGCGGCCGATTCGGCGGCGCCACCCTGGCGGCCGGAGCCCGGATCGTTCTCCCGAATCGGACGCGCTGTCGAAAGATCTCCAAACCCGCGGATTCAGCTTTGTCGGCTCCACCATCGTGTATGCGTTCATGTAA